One segment of Aquimarina sp. BL5 DNA contains the following:
- a CDS encoding 3-hydroxyanthranilate 3,4-dioxygenase, with protein sequence MAIQRPFNLNKWIEENRDTLKPPVGNKNLYKEAGDYIVMIVAGPNARKDYHYNETEELFYQLEGEIEVHIQEDGEKKTMKLGPGDMYLHPAKVPHSPVRYEGSIGLVIERKRVDLEAEDGLLWFCDNCNNKLHEVYFKLHDIEKDFLKHFKDFYGNKSLRTCNDCGVEMPVDKRFITE encoded by the coding sequence ATGGCAATCCAAAGACCTTTTAATCTTAATAAGTGGATAGAAGAAAATAGAGATACATTAAAACCACCAGTTGGTAATAAAAATTTATACAAAGAAGCGGGAGATTATATTGTTATGATTGTCGCCGGGCCAAACGCCAGAAAGGACTATCACTATAATGAAACAGAAGAGCTATTCTATCAGTTAGAAGGAGAGATAGAAGTCCATATTCAGGAAGATGGTGAAAAAAAAACCATGAAGTTGGGACCAGGTGATATGTATCTACATCCTGCAAAAGTACCTCATTCTCCGGTTCGTTATGAAGGATCTATTGGACTTGTAATAGAAAGAAAGCGAGTTGATCTTGAGGCAGAAGATGGATTATTATGGTTTTGCGACAACTGCAATAACAAATTACACGAGGTATATTTTAAGTTGCATGATATTGAGAAGGATTTTCTAAAACATTTTAAAGATTTTTATGGAAATAAATCTTTAAGAACTTGCAATGATTGTGGTGTAGAAATGCCAGTAGACAAGAGATTTATTACAGAATAA
- a CDS encoding nicotinic acid mononucleotide adenyltransferase, producing the protein MKTLKLLSAFLLGSMLLTSCVAEVIVEDDIYIEEPSISLNDLLNTYEIWYVDIERTQGNGEIPFLQKAFTVSFKNGTFYANNNLVGIGSNGNGFGLDVGFYNTFGMEVDISHDIDGTYSLDVIQNGNNEIRLYDGVTNTSYYLIGYQRNTFDYDRVFYDNIHYFLHEYTTWEKVYTSEFGALNEFDNENYLQFLYYGSGDNFRSSEDVNVSNINDIYYDYTGYYAVEDVANNFYMKNLTLDYDYLGNEYFELTVINDSKIELLHPVSGTIYEFVGRGYLQFKNSKDGKPSQNDKKRLKKADFMKLSK; encoded by the coding sequence ATGAAGACTTTAAAATTACTTTCGGCTTTTCTCTTAGGTTCAATGCTTTTAACTTCCTGTGTAGCAGAAGTTATTGTAGAAGATGATATTTACATCGAAGAGCCTTCTATTTCTTTGAATGATTTATTAAACACATACGAAATATGGTATGTAGATATAGAACGTACCCAAGGTAATGGAGAGATTCCTTTCCTTCAGAAAGCATTTACAGTTTCGTTTAAAAATGGAACCTTTTATGCCAATAATAATCTGGTGGGGATTGGAAGCAACGGAAACGGTTTTGGTTTGGATGTTGGGTTTTACAACACTTTTGGTATGGAAGTAGATATTAGTCATGACATAGACGGGACATATAGTCTGGATGTAATCCAAAATGGAAATAATGAAATAAGATTATATGACGGAGTTACGAATACGAGTTATTATTTGATAGGATATCAAAGAAACACTTTTGATTATGATAGAGTATTCTATGACAATATACATTACTTCTTGCACGAGTATACAACTTGGGAAAAAGTATATACTAGTGAGTTTGGAGCTTTAAATGAGTTTGATAACGAAAACTATTTACAGTTTTTGTATTACGGATCAGGAGATAATTTTAGAAGTTCAGAAGATGTTAACGTGTCTAATATCAATGATATATACTACGATTATACAGGGTATTATGCTGTAGAAGATGTTGCTAATAATTTCTATATGAAAAATTTAACACTTGATTACGATTATTTGGGCAATGAATATTTCGAGTTGACCGTTATAAATGATAGTAAGATAGAATTATTACATCCTGTTTCGGGAACTATTTATGAATTTGTTGGTAGAGGATACCTACAGTTTAAAAATTCTAAAGATGGAAAACCATCGCAGAATGATAAGAAAAGATTAAAAAAAGCTGATTTTATGAAGCTTTCAAAATAA
- a CDS encoding NAD(P)H-dependent glycerol-3-phosphate dehydrogenase: protein MDKELKFAVIGGGSWATAIVKMLTENLNEVGWYMRSAYAVEHLKRQQHNPNYLSSVEFNLEQLKLTNDINEAVEYADYLIFAIPSAFLHTELEKLTASLKDKVIFSAIKGIVPETGLIVGEHFHDVYNIPFDNIGVITGPCHAEEVALERLSYLTIASNDEAKAEIIAKNLSSEYIKCKVSDDIIGTEYAAVLKNIYSVAAGIAHGLGYGDNFQSVLMSNAIREMKRFIKKIHKMKRNINDSAYLGDLLVTGYSIFSRNRMFGNMIGKGYTVKSAQMEMNMVAEGYYAAKTAYELDATSSTRTPIIDAVHDILYENKNPKKIFKKLTDKLD from the coding sequence ATGGATAAAGAATTAAAATTTGCCGTAATCGGTGGTGGTAGTTGGGCTACTGCCATTGTAAAAATGCTAACAGAAAACCTGAATGAGGTTGGCTGGTATATGAGAAGTGCATACGCTGTAGAACACCTCAAAAGGCAACAACATAATCCTAACTATCTAAGCTCTGTAGAGTTTAACCTTGAGCAGTTAAAACTTACCAATGATATTAACGAAGCTGTGGAATATGCAGATTATCTCATTTTTGCGATTCCTTCTGCATTCTTACATACCGAATTAGAAAAACTTACTGCCTCATTAAAGGATAAAGTTATTTTTTCTGCTATTAAAGGAATTGTCCCTGAAACCGGATTAATTGTTGGCGAACATTTTCATGATGTGTATAATATTCCCTTTGATAATATTGGGGTGATTACCGGTCCATGTCATGCAGAGGAAGTGGCATTAGAGCGTCTTTCCTACTTAACAATTGCTTCTAATGATGAAGCAAAAGCAGAGATTATAGCAAAAAACCTAAGTAGTGAATATATCAAATGCAAAGTTAGTGATGATATCATCGGAACTGAATATGCCGCTGTATTAAAAAATATTTATTCTGTTGCCGCAGGAATTGCTCACGGTTTAGGATATGGAGACAATTTTCAGAGTGTATTGATGAGTAATGCTATTCGCGAAATGAAACGTTTTATTAAGAAGATTCATAAAATGAAACGTAATATCAACGATTCAGCATACTTAGGAGATCTGCTGGTTACTGGCTATTCTATTTTTTCTCGTAATCGTATGTTTGGCAATATGATTGGTAAAGGGTACACTGTAAAAAGTGCTCAAATGGAAATGAATATGGTTGCCGAGGGATACTATGCGGCCAAAACAGCTTATGAACTAGATGCAACCAGTAGTACGCGTACCCCAATTATTGATGCTGTTCATGACATATTATACGAAAACAAAAACCCTAAAAAGATATTTAAAAAACTAACAGATAAGCTGGATTAA
- a CDS encoding VF530 family DNA-binding protein, whose protein sequence is MDRQSNTNKKQPNNPLHGMKLLTILELLVEHYGWEKLANKIPINCFKNDPSIKSSLKFLRKTQWARDKVEDLYLEFDRKTR, encoded by the coding sequence ATGGACCGTCAAAGTAATACTAACAAAAAACAACCGAATAACCCTTTACACGGAATGAAGTTGTTAACTATATTAGAATTGTTAGTAGAACATTATGGATGGGAAAAATTAGCTAATAAAATTCCCATTAACTGTTTCAAAAATGATCCATCAATTAAATCTAGTCTCAAGTTTTTAAGAAAAACACAATGGGCAAGAGATAAAGTTGAAGATCTTTATCTGGAATTTGACAGAAAAACAAGATAG
- a CDS encoding nuclear transport factor 2 family protein, giving the protein MKELIETFYTGLNEQNAEKMISCYHEDVVFEDPAFGKLNSDRAKKMWKMLCKNGKDMKIEFSKIEANDQKGSAHWEAWYTFSQTGRSVHNSIDAEFEFKDGKIIKHIDHFNLHQWASQAIGWKGKLLGGTNFFKKKLQQQTNRLLDKF; this is encoded by the coding sequence ATGAAAGAGCTTATTGAAACATTTTATACCGGCTTAAATGAACAAAATGCAGAAAAGATGATATCCTGTTATCATGAAGATGTAGTTTTTGAAGATCCTGCTTTTGGAAAACTAAATAGTGATAGAGCCAAAAAAATGTGGAAAATGCTTTGTAAAAATGGGAAAGATATGAAAATAGAATTCTCTAAAATAGAAGCGAATGATCAAAAAGGGTCTGCACACTGGGAAGCCTGGTATACTTTTAGTCAAACAGGAAGATCTGTTCATAATAGTATTGATGCAGAATTCGAATTTAAAGATGGTAAAATTATAAAACATATAGATCATTTTAATCTACACCAATGGGCTTCGCAAGCCATTGGATGGAAAGGTAAATTATTAGGAGGGACCAATTTCTTTAAGAAAAAACTACAGCAACAAACCAATAGATTACTTGATAAGTTTTAA
- a CDS encoding nuclear transport factor 2 family protein — protein MTELVNTFYTALSDHDAEKMVSLYHDEIVFKDPIFGELKGQTAKKMWYWLLENGPDMRIKYSNVKGNDSTGSAYWEARYTFGLEKKPVINKVKANFEFENGKIIKHTDDFSLHRWAAQSMGWKGKIMGGTIYFKKKLQFKSRTMLKNYHIPS, from the coding sequence ATGACAGAGTTAGTTAATACTTTTTATACTGCATTAAGTGATCACGACGCAGAAAAAATGGTTTCCCTTTACCATGATGAAATTGTTTTTAAAGATCCAATTTTTGGTGAGTTGAAGGGTCAAACAGCTAAAAAAATGTGGTATTGGCTTCTGGAAAATGGTCCAGACATGAGGATCAAATATTCTAATGTTAAAGGCAATGACTCTACAGGTTCTGCATACTGGGAGGCTCGATACACTTTCGGTTTAGAAAAAAAGCCCGTTATCAATAAAGTAAAAGCCAACTTTGAATTTGAAAATGGTAAAATAATTAAGCATACCGATGATTTCAGTTTACATCGCTGGGCAGCACAAAGCATGGGTTGGAAAGGAAAAATTATGGGTGGAACTATTTATTTTAAAAAAAAATTACAATTCAAATCCAGAACCATGCTTAAAAACTATCATATACCTTCCTAA
- a CDS encoding sulfurtransferase, translated as MKIIDTPLVSTEWLSTHLDHPDLVILDASIKKVTSSKESSKQDLKIPGARFFDIKKIFSDQESDLPNMLPPSDSFEKGCRNLGINADSKIVIYDTIGIYSSPRAWWMFTIMGHSEVAVLDGGLPEWINQDLSTENKGNTAIFPIGSFKINDRFKYAVNADDVLFEMNSSDSLIIDARSYGRFMGTDPEPRSDLKSGHIPNSLSLPYTKVLQDGKILPTKELVKLFADFDIENKKLIFSCGSGITACIILLAAKLSGYTNLRVYDGSWTEWGQLEGVPIEC; from the coding sequence ATGAAGATCATAGATACACCTTTGGTTTCAACAGAGTGGCTCTCAACCCACTTAGATCATCCCGATCTTGTTATTCTGGATGCGAGTATAAAGAAAGTAACTTCCTCTAAAGAATCGTCAAAACAAGATCTGAAAATACCAGGTGCACGTTTTTTTGATATTAAAAAAATCTTCTCTGATCAAGAATCCGATTTACCTAATATGCTTCCGCCTTCTGATAGTTTTGAAAAAGGTTGTAGAAATTTAGGAATCAATGCAGATTCCAAAATTGTGATTTATGATACTATCGGGATATATTCCAGTCCGAGAGCTTGGTGGATGTTTACCATAATGGGACATAGTGAGGTAGCCGTACTTGATGGTGGTTTACCAGAATGGATTAATCAAGACTTATCGACTGAAAACAAAGGGAATACAGCAATATTTCCAATTGGAAGTTTTAAAATAAACGATCGTTTCAAATATGCTGTTAATGCTGATGATGTTTTATTTGAAATGAACAGTTCAGATTCTCTTATCATTGATGCTCGCTCATATGGCAGGTTTATGGGAACCGATCCAGAGCCACGATCAGATTTAAAAAGTGGGCACATCCCAAATTCCCTGAGTCTCCCATACACCAAAGTTTTACAAGATGGAAAAATACTACCAACTAAAGAACTTGTTAAACTATTTGCCGATTTTGATATTGAAAATAAAAAACTGATCTTTAGCTGCGGTTCAGGTATTACGGCTTGTATCATTTTATTAGCCGCTAAACTCTCTGGATATACCAATCTACGGGTTTACGATGGTTCGTGGACCGAATGGGGCCAATTAGAAGGTGTTCCGATCGAGTGTTAA
- a CDS encoding glycoside hydrolase family 3 N-terminal domain-containing protein, which produces MRYFPLLVLSVLCNLQINGQSQKFGLQDFYTYNSELEYTVDSIYHTLSEKQQVAQMIISSAGELGKPMATVKKLTENDAIGGVVFLKGSKKTHTESINILNEISSKNKTLPLLFSMDAEPSLFASRIKGAKDVGKTIDIKTEAQSDAVVNTINTELREIGVHHNYAPVLDISASNEAIKSRSYGSNKDSVISLANQFIKCTQAGGIIATAKHFPGHGLVKGDTHKQSVYIDGSLQEVANYKQIIEDGVLSIMIAHITIQNNEKYGTDGLPSSCSRKIITGLLKEEMGFKGVIISDALNIMKAVTILDNAPLLASKAGCDLILMPQNENTTINAILAEMKTNPAYKKQVIQSVKKVLRLKVCGGVI; this is translated from the coding sequence ATGCGATATTTTCCTTTATTAGTCCTTTCTGTTTTATGTAATCTTCAAATTAATGGGCAGTCTCAGAAATTCGGTTTGCAAGATTTTTATACTTACAATTCTGAATTAGAATACACCGTAGATTCCATCTATCATACACTTTCAGAAAAACAGCAAGTAGCCCAAATGATCATCTCATCAGCCGGTGAATTAGGTAAACCCATGGCTACGGTAAAAAAGTTGACCGAAAATGACGCCATTGGCGGTGTAGTTTTCTTAAAAGGAAGTAAAAAAACACATACGGAAAGTATTAACATCTTAAATGAGATTTCTTCCAAAAACAAAACGCTTCCGCTACTCTTTAGTATGGACGCGGAACCAAGTCTATTTGCTAGTCGTATTAAAGGAGCAAAAGATGTAGGTAAAACAATTGATATAAAAACGGAAGCACAATCAGATGCCGTAGTAAATACTATTAATACTGAACTTAGAGAAATAGGAGTTCATCATAACTATGCTCCGGTTTTAGACATAAGTGCCAGTAATGAAGCGATCAAATCGAGAAGTTACGGCAGCAACAAAGACTCAGTGATTAGTCTAGCTAATCAATTCATAAAATGTACACAAGCAGGAGGAATAATTGCTACCGCAAAACATTTTCCTGGCCATGGATTGGTAAAAGGAGATACGCATAAACAGAGCGTTTATATTGATGGATCGCTACAAGAAGTAGCTAATTACAAGCAGATTATTGAAGATGGAGTGCTATCTATTATGATTGCCCATATTACTATACAGAATAATGAAAAATATGGAACAGATGGTTTACCATCCAGTTGCTCCAGAAAAATTATCACTGGTTTGCTAAAAGAAGAAATGGGATTTAAAGGAGTCATCATTTCTGATGCACTTAACATTATGAAAGCAGTTACGATTCTGGATAATGCTCCCCTATTAGCTTCAAAAGCCGGTTGTGACCTAATTTTGATGCCTCAGAACGAAAATACGACAATTAATGCTATTCTTGCTGAAATGAAAACAAATCCTGCCTATAAAAAACAAGTAATACAATCTGTTAAGAAGGTATTGCGATTAAAGGTTTGTGGAGGAGTTATTTAG
- a CDS encoding SGNH/GDSL hydrolase family protein, whose protein sequence is MIKKINAILCILFILIFGCASDDNLPLETQEEEEQTEETKTFSFLALGDSYTIGQGVTEDESWPFQLKDAFATPTKKIEQLTVIARTGWTTSSLITAIEENEPQNHDLVSLLIGVNNQFQRGDFTVFRTEFDLLLDKAISLANNQIDNVIVVSIPDYGVTPFGTNNSETIASEIDTYNAYIKQKCTEAEIIFIDVTSISRDLGDSEGSLATDNLHPSGYQYGLWVEKILPIVKEILK, encoded by the coding sequence ATGATTAAGAAAATAAATGCAATTTTATGTATACTCTTCATTCTCATTTTCGGATGTGCTTCTGATGATAACCTCCCTTTAGAAACCCAAGAAGAGGAAGAACAAACTGAGGAAACCAAAACTTTTTCCTTTTTAGCATTGGGTGACTCATATACCATTGGTCAAGGAGTTACTGAAGATGAAAGTTGGCCTTTTCAATTAAAAGACGCTTTTGCTACTCCAACCAAAAAAATTGAACAACTAACGGTAATCGCAAGAACAGGATGGACCACAAGTAGCCTTATTACCGCAATAGAAGAAAATGAACCGCAAAATCACGATCTCGTTTCTTTACTTATTGGAGTGAATAATCAGTTCCAACGCGGAGACTTTACCGTCTTTCGAACCGAGTTTGATTTGCTTTTAGATAAAGCTATTTCCCTAGCAAATAACCAAATAGATAATGTAATTGTTGTTTCCATACCAGATTATGGAGTTACTCCTTTTGGAACCAATAATAGCGAAACAATTGCTTCGGAAATTGATACTTATAATGCCTATATAAAACAAAAGTGCACTGAGGCTGAAATAATATTTATCGATGTGACCTCTATTTCCAGAGATCTAGGCGATTCTGAAGGATCTTTAGCCACAGATAATCTGCATCCTAGCGGATATCAATACGGTTTATGGGTAGAAAAGATCTTACCTATAGTCAAAGAAATTTTAAAGTGA
- the dprA gene encoding DNA-processing protein DprA: MTTEKLIALLTLKKAPNLGDSSIKKLIREVGSAEEVLKEKPSNLLKIDGIGTVKIKEIQNKEHQNAAENELQFVLDNNINYMAYDESEYPEKLKYCIDSPVVLFSRGNIDLKKKRMLSIVGTRKVTSYGVKFCEELIETLVPLNPVIVSGFAYGVDITAQKAAIKHNLQTVGCLAHGLNQIYPKTHKRYMPQIEENGGFFTDFWSTDTFDRNNFLGRNRIIAGLSEATIVIESADKGGSLVTAEIANSYNREVFAVPGRVGDTLSSGCNALIKTQRAHMLTSAADLIYMLNWELEEKEQPIVQKQLFVELEGDEKKIYNFLNKNGKELLDIIALQCEIPTFKVASMLLNMELKGVIRPLPGKLFETI; the protein is encoded by the coding sequence ATGACCACAGAAAAATTAATTGCACTACTTACCTTAAAAAAAGCACCGAATCTAGGCGATAGTTCTATCAAAAAACTGATAAGAGAAGTTGGTTCTGCCGAGGAGGTTCTGAAAGAAAAACCGTCTAATTTGTTAAAGATTGATGGAATTGGAACAGTAAAGATTAAGGAAATTCAGAATAAAGAGCATCAGAATGCGGCAGAAAATGAGTTACAGTTTGTATTGGATAACAATATCAATTATATGGCCTATGACGAGTCGGAGTATCCTGAAAAACTGAAGTATTGTATTGATAGTCCTGTAGTGTTGTTTAGCAGAGGAAACATCGATCTGAAAAAGAAAAGGATGTTAAGTATTGTAGGTACGAGAAAAGTAACTAGTTATGGAGTGAAATTCTGTGAGGAGCTGATTGAAACGCTCGTTCCTTTAAACCCGGTTATTGTATCAGGTTTTGCGTATGGCGTTGATATCACTGCCCAAAAAGCAGCAATAAAGCATAACCTGCAAACAGTAGGTTGCCTAGCTCACGGATTAAATCAAATATATCCTAAGACACACAAAAGGTATATGCCACAGATCGAAGAAAATGGAGGGTTTTTTACCGACTTCTGGAGTACAGATACTTTTGACAGGAATAATTTTTTAGGCCGTAATCGTATTATTGCAGGACTAAGCGAAGCTACCATTGTTATCGAAAGTGCTGATAAAGGAGGTTCTTTGGTCACTGCCGAAATAGCAAATTCTTATAATCGAGAAGTTTTTGCCGTTCCAGGGAGAGTAGGAGATACTCTTAGTTCAGGATGTAATGCACTGATCAAAACGCAAAGAGCACATATGCTAACTAGTGCAGCGGATCTTATTTATATGCTTAACTGGGAGTTGGAGGAAAAGGAACAACCAATTGTTCAAAAACAGCTTTTTGTGGAGTTAGAAGGAGATGAAAAGAAAATTTATAATTTCCTTAATAAGAACGGAAAAGAATTACTGGATATTATTGCATTACAATGCGAAATTCCTACATTTAAAGTGGCGTCTATGTTGTTAAATATGGAATTGAAAGGAGTAATTAGACCATTGCCGGGAAAATTGTTTGAAACGATTTAA
- a CDS encoding SPOR domain-containing protein has translation MNNTAKYISELLYRYECVILPGFGAFLTKRQPAMIQESTHAFFPPQKLISFNSQLQNNDGLLANYMATAENISYTDAVAKIQRYVLSLNNKMAVGQRVELDGIGSFFTSVEDTLQFEPSQDTNYLTEAFGLNSFISPSIVREEEKTTPKVVVAQVTREAYKEEVQAIEETTPIAFTPERRRERPYLKYAAVAAVFIGVVGFIGLDQFNKQVDLENDRISSNAEKEIENRIQEATFEIASPLPAINLTIIKAEETSSENSKAIAVNTAGKYHVVAGAYRIKTNANKKVLKLKAKGFEARLIGVNKYGLHQVVYNSYENRLEALKALQNIKKQQDRRAWLLVQER, from the coding sequence ATGAATAATACGGCAAAATACATCAGTGAGTTATTATATAGATATGAATGTGTAATCTTACCAGGTTTTGGTGCTTTTCTAACAAAGCGTCAACCTGCAATGATTCAGGAATCAACTCATGCTTTTTTTCCACCTCAGAAATTAATTTCTTTTAATAGCCAACTACAAAATAATGACGGATTGTTAGCAAATTATATGGCTACAGCCGAAAACATATCTTATACAGATGCAGTTGCTAAAATTCAGCGTTATGTACTATCATTAAATAATAAAATGGCCGTTGGTCAACGAGTGGAATTAGATGGTATTGGTTCTTTTTTTACATCTGTTGAAGATACATTACAGTTTGAACCTTCTCAGGATACAAATTACCTTACAGAGGCTTTTGGTCTGAATTCTTTTATATCTCCATCAATTGTTAGAGAAGAAGAAAAGACTACGCCAAAAGTAGTGGTCGCCCAAGTAACTCGCGAAGCTTACAAAGAAGAAGTGCAGGCTATTGAAGAAACTACACCTATTGCATTTACACCAGAAAGAAGACGTGAGCGTCCGTATCTTAAATATGCAGCTGTAGCTGCTGTGTTTATTGGAGTTGTTGGATTTATAGGATTGGATCAGTTTAATAAGCAAGTTGATTTAGAAAATGATCGTATTTCTTCAAATGCAGAAAAGGAAATTGAAAATAGAATTCAGGAGGCTACTTTTGAAATCGCAAGTCCATTGCCTGCTATCAACCTTACTATTATTAAAGCCGAAGAAACTAGTTCTGAAAACTCTAAAGCTATAGCTGTTAATACAGCTGGAAAATATCACGTGGTTGCAGGCGCATACAGAATTAAAACTAATGCTAACAAAAAAGTACTTAAACTAAAAGCTAAAGGTTTTGAAGCACGTCTGATTGGAGTAAACAAATACGGTTTACATCAAGTAGTTTATAACAGCTATGAAAACAGACTAGAAGCTTTAAAAGCATTACAAAATATCAAAAAACAACAAGATCGCCGTGCTTGGCTACTAGTTCAAGAACGTTAA
- a CDS encoding acyl-CoA thioesterase: protein METRYPSESRTILTDLVLPGETNPLNNLFGGELLARMDRAAGIAAGRHSRRIVVTASVNHVAFSKAIPLGSVVTVEAKVSRAFKSSMEVVIDVWIEDRQSGDKTKANEAIYTFVAVNESGAPVSIPSIKPETELEQQRYDAALRRKQLSLVLAGKMKPDDATELKALFT, encoded by the coding sequence ATGGAAACCAGATATCCTTCAGAATCTAGAACTATATTAACCGACCTTGTTTTACCAGGAGAAACAAATCCGCTTAACAATCTTTTTGGAGGAGAATTATTAGCACGTATGGACCGTGCAGCAGGTATTGCTGCAGGGAGACATTCCAGAAGAATTGTAGTAACAGCTTCGGTAAATCACGTAGCATTTAGCAAAGCAATCCCATTAGGGAGTGTCGTTACTGTAGAGGCAAAGGTTTCTCGTGCATTTAAATCATCTATGGAGGTGGTAATAGATGTTTGGATAGAAGACCGTCAAAGCGGTGATAAAACTAAAGCAAACGAAGCTATATATACCTTTGTTGCCGTAAACGAAAGTGGTGCTCCAGTATCTATCCCTTCTATCAAACCGGAAACCGAATTAGAACAGCAACGTTATGACGCTGCATTACGTCGTAAACAATTGAGTCTGGTTCTTGCAGGTAAGATGAAACCGGATGATGCTACAGAATTAAAAGCGCTATTTACTTAA
- a CDS encoding sulfite exporter TauE/SafE family protein, protein MEIIIISLVAFLVSILTFFSGFGLGTILTPVLMIFFPVEIAIALTGVVHFFNNVFKLFLVGKNANKSILLRFGIPAVIAAFAGAWVLVNIPDIKPLFTYNLFDKTFEVYPVKFIISILLIIFASMDLIPYFSNLKFGKEKLPLGGALSGFFGGLSGNQGALRTAFLIKAGLSKEAFIGTAVVVSTFVDFTRLSVYATNVSESGIGDNLALVICATLSAIAGAFIGNKLLKKVTLKFLQIVVAIMLILISIALGLGFL, encoded by the coding sequence ATGGAAATCATCATCATTTCGCTCGTAGCGTTTTTAGTTTCCATACTTACTTTTTTTTCAGGATTTGGCTTAGGAACTATCCTAACGCCTGTGTTGATGATTTTCTTTCCTGTAGAAATTGCCATTGCATTAACTGGTGTCGTTCACTTTTTTAATAATGTTTTTAAGTTATTTCTTGTTGGAAAGAATGCTAACAAATCCATTTTATTACGTTTTGGGATTCCGGCGGTTATTGCAGCATTTGCTGGAGCTTGGGTACTAGTAAACATTCCAGATATAAAACCACTTTTTACATATAATTTATTTGATAAAACCTTTGAAGTATATCCTGTGAAGTTTATAATATCAATTTTATTGATAATTTTCGCGAGTATGGATTTGATTCCGTATTTCTCAAATCTAAAATTTGGCAAAGAAAAGCTTCCGCTAGGAGGTGCTTTAAGTGGTTTTTTTGGTGGACTTTCTGGAAATCAGGGAGCTTTGCGAACAGCTTTTCTTATCAAAGCAGGACTTTCTAAAGAAGCTTTTATCGGAACAGCAGTGGTGGTTTCTACCTTTGTAGATTTTACCAGACTCAGTGTCTATGCTACTAATGTTTCAGAATCTGGAATTGGTGATAATTTAGCGTTGGTAATTTGTGCTACATTATCTGCTATCGCAGGCGCTTTTATTGGTAATAAACTATTAAAGAAAGTTACCTTAAAATTTTTGCAAATTGTAGTAGCTATCATGTTAATCCTAATCTCTATTGCCTTAGGATTAGGATTTTTGTAA